GATTCAATATGCAAAATCGATAAGCTCATATAATAGCCCAATAGCTAAGAGTTTGATCTTTAGCATCGAAATGTATCCctaaatacaacaaaatattGAACATATAAAAATGTTCTCTATAGTAATGTAAAGTTTGATGTACACGACATCGTATACAAGATCCGATATCTGTCACGTCATTAGGATAATGAGTAGATATATATCCAATCATGGGCTAACACATTGGTTTGTTGTAAAGAGAATACTAAGGTATCTCAAGGCAACTGCGAATTACTCTTCGTGTTATCTAAATGGACCTGCAAAACTAAGAGAATACACTTATGAGAATTGGATATGAGACTTGAATGTGAGAAAATCACCATCTAACTCTCTATTCTAGTTAGGCTAAAAGCCATACTCATACAATAATAAGAAAAACTTGCTAATTCCTTATCTATCACAGGAGTGAGTATCAACGATACTTATTTGCAGCATAAGAGGAGATATGGTTAAATTTTTGTGAACCATTTAAATATTAGTCTCTCACATATTCATGTTGTGATTAACAATGATAATCAAACTACTATAAGATTTTGCTAAGAATTGAAGAAGTGTCATAGCAAGTCAAGGCATAGAAAGATTAAAGTATTATTATAATAGATACCTAATCGCACGCGAAAAAATTTATATGAAGTATGTATCCACTCATAATATGGTAGCAAATCCCATTATATAACTTGTCACAAGAAATGTTTATGTAAAACATCTTAGATCCCAATTTGTGTCAGATCTAAACATACTTCTATTCATGTACTTTTGAGAACGTGATATTCAATAAAGTTGTTGAATTAACTTCAATACACGAGTGTGAATATTATCTATTAGTATTTAccgttatatttttttatgcatGTTGAATAGAGAAGTAACTAACTCGCACGAGTGTTCACCTTTATTTTGCCTCATGATGACAAAGATAAGGATGGCATTGTTTTTTCAACAAAGAGAGTTTGTTCAATAATAGAAGAAGTCTTAATAATAGAAGAAGTCTTGTAAAAACTATGAAAGTAATTTCATTAAAGTACAAGATCATATTAATACACAAGtaaatttgtatataaaatattatatgtaATTTGCAaggaaaagttaaaatataacttgattttttttttctaatttaccGAAGGTAGTTCTTAAAAGCAAGGAAACTTAGGTTAGATGTTGAGGTAGATCTAAACATATGCTTTTGTATGGTGTTGAGACATGCCCCTTCCTCCAAGAATAAGAAATCAACACCATAACATATATATTCATACCATTGTACTTAGCGACCTTGAGATACAAAAGACGAATTTCAATTTTTCCTAGTATGAGACTCGCTCGTAAACTatgatttttcaaaattttatccTCATGATCTTAACTTATTTTGAAAGTATATTTTAATGTGGCTACATTAGAAGGATACTCTCATGGGCTAGGTGATAATTCAGCTCGGACAGGATCGACTAGATAAGCGGATTAAATTGTGATCAAAGGAATAAAGTAAAAAGGGAAATATTAACATTTATTCACATTTTCAAGTTTCTAATTTTCACTAACCTAGTAACTATGCACATGTGTATAATTGTGATAATAGAAAAACTGTAGAGATCTAAGTAATTACAGTGGATGTAATATATAATTGAAGATAATGCATACAACTTTTCGATTCAATTTCAAGAAGTTTTTATATTCTTAACAGGTGTATAGTATTATTTTAAACATGTTAATTAATATGCTATATATCCTTAACAGATGTATAGTATTCTATTCAGTACATGTTTAATCAATTACATATCTCTAACAAATGTACAACATGAGCTCTCGATGGTATGTTGACCGCACGAACGCGTTTTTTCCCTCGAGTCGGAGTGCATCCTAATTTAGTTATATTCACCTAACTAACAAATAATGGCCGAGCGCACTAGCTAGAATGAAGTTGCGTGTTAGCACATACACGTTTTCTTACTGATGATGATATGGTGCTCTATTTATGCGACGAAATAAAACTGATGAATGCGACgaaataaaactaaagtatTTAGTTTTGTGTGAATGTGAATGTGAGATGTAGTAATTATCCTCCCGTAATTAAATTGGACCGGATAGATAAATATGAATTTGGGTttatctaattaaattattaagatAAATAGAAACCATCACTATCTAAGgagataaaatcaaattttaactAAGCTTTTATTTAAGAGTTGAGAGATCAATGGAGAAAGTAATGGAAAGTGGTGAAAATGAAAGTTAAAAGTTAACATTGTTTGGAAGTTTAAATGAGAGTTAAAAATTTAGCTCCAACATTTCTATTACTCCCATTAACTCCAAATTTGGAAGTTAAAGTTTAAAGTGTACGGGAATAAAATTTTACTTCTCACAACCATttactttaaaaataaaactctTAGATAAGATTAATCTAATATTTTACATTCCATTAACCTCAATTCAAACAAAGACTAagagttataattataattaatcaaGATTAGTATTAATCTTTACTCTTGTCTAGCAATGATTAGTATTAATCTTTACTCTCGTCTATAAATAAAGCATCTGTAAAACCGTAATCAATAATGACGGATGCACCTTACCCCCTTCTCTCTCAAcgttaatttttatttcgtgGAATCATCACATCTCCTCCTGATTAACATCAGGAGAAGAGACATATAACTAGTAATAATCAAGATTCGATTTTTCCACCGCAACAACTCAATGGAATTCTATACTGCGGGTTATTGGATATCCGAATTATATGGGGTAATCACTTTATTTATAAATGAATGAAATTTGAGACACTTATTTACGGCCTTCAAATGATTCATATCACTCGGATTATCTTTATAAACGACGTTTCAATAAGTTTACAAACATTATTGATTAAATTACTTAATAAGGAGAGTTTCTACAATGATTCGAGACCAATCATAAGGTAACACGTCAATCCTAACGAAATCCTAACCAATATAGAATTTTTCTTTGAACAAGAGACATCAATACACAAAATTTTGTCACATGGCAACAACAATCAAGATTCATGAAGTTGTATTAAATGGCTTCAAGTGCTAAATCGCCCACCATTCTAGCCAAAGGCAAAGGGCACTTTGTTACAATATCAAACCTAGATGAATTAGAGGCATTTCCAAACAAGGATAAACTCAACAATGTCAACTCAGCTAGAGACAATCTCGAAGAGAGAAATCCTTGCCAATAATAAGGTTCCAAATCAAAAAAAGCATCAAAAAAATTCCTAGTCCCATTCAAATCAAGTTTCAAAAGTGTCTCCATCCCAAAAGTGTAAAATTTCCTAGTAACCTTCTTGTCCATTGACCACAAGCTATTCCACactctatgatgaagatgactcCCTCTTATCATTCTAGTTGACCCAAGACATTCCGCAATTGCTTCAGCTACAATTGGGGCTACCGCCATCATTCGAGCCACCATATACCCGGTTGACGGGTGGACTATCCCGGAATTTCCACCAATAGCCATCACATTTTGAGGGATCCTAGGAAGAGGTCCTCCCATAGGAATCAAACATTTCTCTTCTTCAATTACTGCTCTTACTTTGATGCCTAAATGTCTTAATCTTGCTACCATTCTTTTCTTAACCTCCATGTAAGATAACACAGGCCTACTAACAAGAGAAGTCTCTTCTAGGAATATTAAATTGGAATCAAATGGCATTGCATATAAAAAAGTTGGGGATTTTGAATTGTTATCTCGTAAATAAGGTTCATTTCCCAAATGGGTATCTCTCCAATCCATGAGAATCATTTTATCTAAATCATATGGGTGAGAATCAACTTCTGCTAAAATACCATGAGCAATCTGATATCCATGGTTTCTTGGTTTATCATAGTCAATGAAACTGCTAGCGAAACCACTAGCATCAACTACTAAACTTGATTTAATCTCACTCCCATCATCACAAACAATACTAGACTCAAACTCTTTGTTCTCCACTTTCCAAACCTTAGCTTTATGAAATTTAACACCATTGGTTACACAATTTTCCATCAATCTTTTCTTCAATTTGTTCCTACTAACACGGCCATAAGCACGATCTAAATATTTGGTCTTGTTATCATCTATAAAGACACAAGTCATAGGCCACGTTTTGTCCAAACAATCAGTAAGTTCCAAGCTCTCAAACTCATCAACCCACACACCATAATTATTAGCCCACCCAGAAAGTGGTGAAGGATCAACACAACATACCTTAATCCCATACCGGGATACTTGCTCGGCGAGACGGAGGCCAGCCGGTCCAGCACCAACTATGATCACATCAAACCGGGATTTAGAAGCAGGATCAAACCAAGGGAGATCAAAATCTAAGACCTCGGGTTTTGCTTCGGGTTTCAAGTCAAGAAAGTTCCCCAATTTGCTGCTGTGGATTCTATGGTGAGGCAGTCCTGGAGGAGTGAAATTGGGTACTGGAGAAGTGAAAACAGGGGTGCATATGTGGTTTATCTGAGAACTTTTAGTTGCAGGAGGTGGTGAAAAAAGCTGGAGTAGAGTACCCATTAGAGATGGGAAATGCAAGGAATTGAAAAGGTTGAGAACTTTATAAAGAAGTAAAGGAATAGACAAAGAGGAATCTGAGAGTCAAACAAGGAAAGGATACCTTCATACCTGTTTTGGCACAAATTAGCCATAAGGGAGAACTTATTATAATTGGAAAGTATACTCTAGAATTATGTCTTGATGTGTCTTATGCTTCTGCTGTACAAGGACAAAGAGTTGGAAATTGAGAATTACGCAATAGAACTAAAGTTTTGTCCTCCACCACCATTAAAATATTAAAGCATACCTGTATAAGTGCCACCCTCGCGTCAGCTTTGGTCTGTATCTTAATCGTGCGTTAGGCAAGAGCACCACTCACCTGCTTCTTTCTAAATTACACATCAGCTTTTCCCAGCTATCCACAGAGGACAAATCTTGGGAAGAGACCACTAAAATGAGGAAGATTCGACACTTGTAATTGTAAACCTGGATTTTTCCTCATAGCAATGTTTTCATGAGGAAAATTTAAGGTccggtttaaaaaaaaattgggcctaATGCTCACGTTTGGATTGTCAAAGGGTTGTTCAAAACAACGATTTATAAACTAGGTGATTGAATCACTGGATTTACTGCAACTGAAAAAGTTGTAGCAACTATTTAATCAACTGATGCGCGTGTTTGAAACACTGATTTTAGATGTCAGATGTTGACATTTTATAGTAAACCCGATGATTCAATCACTGGATTCTTCACATTTGAAACTGTTGTTTTAGACACTGATTTCATACATAATCTCACAATCCAAACATGAACATTACGCCTAGGAATTTTTTTAAGCCGGCTACTTTTAATCCATTTGTTTCGCCATCCAATTCAATAATGAAAATTTGTTCATTTGTTGCTTGAATCTCATTACATAATTCATTGCAAAATTAAAATCACCATGATCCCCTTTATTAGCATCAGATGCTTCATCCATATCAAAGTAATGTCAACACCAACAGCGAGGAACTGCCAAATACCAGCTCTGGGAGGAACCAGTTATTCCATAACAGAGGAAAATCCCATTAGCATGTGCAGAAGGCAAGGCCGGAGGATTCATCTCCTAGTCTTTTTTGACGACAGTCACCGTCATGATTCCTCGACTTAGTTGACAAACAGACTCTGCACTGCTGAATGCAACAGACTCGAATTACTCCTAGATGTTAATTCAATGGATATTCAACTTGCTCTGATAACCTCCGCCACAACAGAAATAGGAAAACGAAAAAGGATGAGAGTGAGCAGCAAAGCTGTTTTACCATTCATGAGTTCACTTCGCATGATAAAATCACATTACATAATGTTAAAAAGGAGAAGAAATTGTGTCATAGTTCACACCAGATTGaaatatagaaaaaataatCGAGTAGAAAAtgatattattaataattaaaaaaccaaATTTTCTTCAATCCTAGCAGACACAATACTCAGAATCCAGTAATTTACATTATAAACAAATGATTAGAACAATACGAGGGAGATGCTAAGGGCCATTACTTGCACCATAGGCAACATTCGTGACATTTCTGACGCCTTGTCATGGGATAGATATAGATCCCATGTAAACCTTAAAAATCCTTACTTGTGAATGTAGCTCCCGTTTATCATACTCGCACATGTTTGGATCTCACAATATGTTATTGAATACCTTCGATTTAACAGAAGTAAAACCGCCAATCAGGATCTGCATGAAGGTAGAGTGATGCCTCCACAACAAGCGGCAATTATTATGTACAGCAACAGAACAATAACACATGTCAATAGAGCCCTGCATGTAGACATA
The window above is part of the Euphorbia lathyris chromosome 3, ddEupLath1.1, whole genome shotgun sequence genome. Proteins encoded here:
- the LOC136222356 gene encoding capsanthin/capsorubin synthase, chromoplastic-like; this encodes MGTLLQLFSPPPATKSSQINHICTPVFTSPVPNFTPPGLPHHRIHSSKLGNFLDLKPEAKPEVLDFDLPWFDPASKSRFDVIIVGAGPAGLRLAEQVSRYGIKVCCVDPSPLSGWANNYGVWVDEFESLELTDCLDKTWPMTCVFIDDNKTKYLDRAYGRVSRNKLKKRLMENCVTNGVKFHKAKVWKVENKEFESSIVCDDGSEIKSSLVVDASGFASSFIDYDKPRNHGYQIAHGILAEVDSHPYDLDKMILMDWRDTHLGNEPYLRDNNSKSPTFLYAMPFDSNLIFLEETSLVSRPVLSYMEVKKRMVARLRHLGIKVRAVIEEEKCLIPMGGPLPRIPQNVMAIGGNSGIVHPSTGYMVARMMAVAPIVAEAIAECLGSTRMIRGSHLHHRVWNSLWSMDKKVTRKFYTFGMETLLKLDLNGTRNFFDAFFDLEPYYWQGFLSSRLSLAELTLLSLSLFGNASNSSRFDIVTKCPLPLARMVGDLALEAI